Proteins found in one Microcella daejeonensis genomic segment:
- a CDS encoding isoprenylcysteine carboxyl methyltransferase family protein, giving the protein MSALLYGLLVLATGVERLVELVISKRHAALAFARGGVEHGRGHFPFMVVLHTGLLVASVAEVVLLDRPFIGALGWPMLVIALLCQAGRYWVIASLGEQWNTRVIVVPGAGRVTRGPYRFAWLRHPNYWIVAVEGIALPLVHSAWITALVFTVLNAVLLLGFRIPVENRALRALQTAGPGAAAAGPAGAGAGAGA; this is encoded by the coding sequence GTGAGCGCGCTGCTGTACGGCCTCCTCGTGCTCGCGACGGGGGTCGAGCGGCTCGTCGAGCTCGTCATCTCGAAGCGGCACGCGGCCCTCGCCTTCGCCCGTGGCGGCGTCGAGCACGGGCGCGGTCACTTCCCCTTCATGGTCGTCCTGCACACGGGCCTGCTCGTGGCGAGCGTCGCCGAAGTCGTGCTGCTCGACCGGCCGTTCATCGGCGCGCTCGGCTGGCCGATGCTCGTCATCGCGCTGCTCTGCCAGGCGGGCCGCTACTGGGTGATCGCCTCGCTCGGCGAGCAGTGGAACACGCGCGTCATCGTCGTTCCCGGCGCCGGCCGCGTCACCCGCGGGCCGTACCGCTTCGCCTGGCTGCGCCACCCCAACTATTGGATCGTCGCGGTCGAGGGCATCGCCCTGCCGCTCGTGCATTCGGCGTGGATCACCGCGCTCGTGTTCACCGTGCTCAACGCGGTGCTGCTGCTCGGGTTCCGCATCCCGGTCGAGAACCGGGCGCTGCGGGCGCTGCAGACCGCCGGGCCGGGCGCCGCGGCCGCGGGGCCGGCGGGCGCGGGGGCGGGCGCGGGGGCGTGA
- a CDS encoding FAD-dependent monooxygenase — MRVAIVGGGPVGLATAIGARLAGLSPVIFEARSGLIDKACGEGLMPGAMAALRRLGVDPAGSPIRGIRYQDARRAVEHRYGPGREGRGVRRLVLHAALLERASELGVARRTMRVDGFSADASGVVVDGDRFDALVGADGLHSRVRAVAGLDRGPARAARRGSSAGRAETAARSAPAAPAAAAAAARERALGADGRRFGLRQHFAVAPWSDLVEVTYLDDVELYVTPVDEGTVGVAVLGRRPLDLAAAIARVPSLAERLSGAAPASELRAAGALRQRTRARTSGRVALVGDASGYVDALTGEGLRVGLAQSEQLVAALAAGTLPAYERAWSRSTRDFRMLTAGLLAAATSPARGLIVPAAAAMPRVFGAVVDRLAR, encoded by the coding sequence ATGCGCGTCGCGATCGTGGGCGGCGGGCCCGTGGGGCTCGCGACGGCGATCGGGGCGCGACTGGCGGGGCTCTCGCCGGTGATCTTCGAGGCGCGATCCGGCCTCATCGACAAGGCGTGCGGCGAGGGCCTCATGCCGGGCGCGATGGCGGCGCTGCGGCGGTTGGGCGTCGACCCCGCGGGCAGCCCCATCCGGGGCATCCGGTATCAGGATGCCCGCCGCGCCGTCGAGCACCGCTACGGGCCCGGCCGCGAGGGTCGGGGGGTTCGCCGGCTCGTGCTGCACGCGGCGCTGCTCGAGCGGGCCTCCGAGCTCGGGGTCGCGCGGCGGACGATGCGGGTGGACGGGTTCTCGGCGGACGCGTCGGGGGTCGTCGTCGACGGCGATCGCTTCGACGCGCTGGTCGGAGCGGACGGGCTGCACTCGCGCGTGCGGGCGGTCGCCGGGCTCGACCGGGGGCCGGCGCGCGCGGCTCGGCGGGGTTCGTCGGCCGGGCGTGCGGAGACGGCCGCGCGGTCTGCGCCCGCGGCGCCCGCGGCTGCTGCGGCGGCGGCGCGCGAGCGCGCGCTCGGCGCGGACGGGCGGCGCTTCGGCCTGCGTCAGCACTTCGCCGTCGCCCCCTGGTCGGATCTGGTCGAGGTGACCTACCTCGACGACGTCGAGCTCTACGTGACGCCGGTCGACGAGGGCACGGTCGGCGTCGCGGTGCTCGGCCGGCGCCCGCTCGATCTGGCGGCGGCGATCGCCCGGGTGCCGTCGCTCGCGGAGCGACTGTCGGGCGCTGCTCCCGCGTCGGAGTTGCGCGCCGCCGGAGCCCTGCGCCAGCGCACGCGCGCCCGCACGTCAGGGCGGGTCGCGCTCGTCGGCGACGCCTCGGGCTACGTCGACGCCCTCACGGGCGAGGGTCTTCGCGTGGGGCTCGCGCAGTCCGAGCAGCTGGTCGCGGCGCTCGCCGCGGGAACCCTGCCCGCCTACGAGCGCGCCTGGTCGCGGTCGACCCGCGACTTCCGGATGCTCACCGCGGGCCTCCTCGCCGCCGCGACCTCCCCGGCCCGCGGTCTCATCGTTCCGGCGGCTGCCGCGATGCCGCGCGTCTT